A region of Rhodamnia argentea isolate NSW1041297 chromosome 9, ASM2092103v1, whole genome shotgun sequence DNA encodes the following proteins:
- the LOC115748652 gene encoding sphingoid long-chain bases kinase 2, mitochondrial, giving the protein MGCYYYQMAWGRAPPSLMANSWVVARAEQRPMAPSPDLPFDRTLLGGGSLSASRRRDLVFVVNPRGANGKTWKEWKKLLPYLRSRLGEHCNICESFTSGPSHATDITRESIREGADAVIAVGGDGTLHEVVNGFFWAGKPITNHDTATCSTALGLIPLGTGSDFARTFGWKNDPHDAVDRIVKGQRSQIDIGVIGGENEELHYFLNVADIHLSAKAGYYASRYKRFRNLCYVFGALQAFIGHRNQDLRIKVNDGEWETYPQVTALCIGNAKFFGGGMKIAPNADPCSGNFEVVILQDFKWYDFIIKLHKLYNGTHLSVNNVSSRSVLSIEVEEISGTGSIFVQSDGEHLGFLPRKFRVLPSAIEMIF; this is encoded by the exons ATGGGGTGCTATTATTATCAGATGGCATGGGGAAGAGCACCGCCATCTCTAATGGCTAATTCGTGGGTCGTCGCGAGAGCAGAGCAACGCCCCATGGCTCCTTCTCCAGATCTCCCCTTTGACCGTACCCTATTGGGGGGCGGGTCTCTATCCGCCTCTCGCCGCCGCGATCTCGTCTTCGTCGTCAATCCTCGAG GTGCTAATGGCAAGACGTGGAAGGAGTGGAAGAAACTGTTGCCTTATCTCAGGTCTCGCCTCGGTGAACATTGTAAC ATATGTGAATCTTTCACCTCTGGTCCTTCTCATGCGACTGACATAACGAGGGAG TCTATACGAGAGGGTGCTGATGCTGTAATTGCAGTTGGAGGCGATGGAACTCTTCATGAG GTAGTCAATGGCTTCTTTTGGGCTGGAAAACCTATCACCAATCATGATACAGCGACTTGCTCCACTGCTCTTGGT CTAATTCCCTTGGGCACAGGCTCTGATTTCGCCAGAACATTTGGCTG GAAAAATGATCCTCATGATGCTGTTGATCGCATAGTCAAAG GGCAAAGATCACAAATAGATATTGGTGTCATTGGgggagaaaatgaagagcttcatTACTTTTTGAATGTTGCGGACATTCATTT GAGCGCAAAAGCTGGTTACTATGCTTCCAGATACAAGCGATTTAGAAACTTATGTTATGTCTTTGGTGCATTGCAAGCCTTTATCGGGCACCGTAACCAAGATTTACGGATCAAG GTGAATGACGGTGAATGGGAAACCTATCCTCAAGTGACAGCGCTCTGTATAGGTAATGCCAAATTCTTTGGGGGTGGCATGAAGATTGCACCAAATGCTGATCCTTGTAGTGGAAATTTCGAG GTTGTGATTCTTCAGGATTTCAAGTGGTATGACTTTATCATTAAACTGCATAAGCTCTACAATGGAACACATTTGTCCGTAAATAATGTGTCTTCAAGAAG CGTGCTCTCAATCGAAGTAGAAGAAATATCAGGCACTGGCAGCATATTTGTCCAGTCAGATGGGGAACATTTGGGGTTCCTACCTCGGAAATTTCGTGTTTTGCCTTCTGCTATAGAGATGATTTTCTGA
- the LOC115748653 gene encoding 50S ribosomal protein L5, chloroplastic, producing the protein MACPSRLPAAAASSSFHGQLLRPAAPPSVARVSRRRSANAGGVVSVRASDGIVLVEKSEAEKPHRLKAVYLDKIVPLLKDEFSYTNIHQVPKIEKIVVNCGIGDAAQNAKGLDAAMNDMALIMGQRPIKTRARVSLAQFKIREGQPLGIAVTLRGNIMYSFLDRLINLGLPRTRDFQGVNANSFDGHGNYSVGIRDQSVFPEIRYDALGKPRGMDVCITTTAKTDQEGQRLLALMGMPFREGGGSAGLPRKKKLRKHHFDSKSRGKSRR; encoded by the exons ATGGCGTGTCCCTCGCGTTTACCCGCCGCGGCCGCGTCGTCGTCCTTCCACGGCCAACTCCTGCGCCCCGCGGCTCCACCGTCCGTCGCGCGTGTGAGCCGGAGGAGGAGTGCGAACGCCGGCGGCGTCGTCTCGGTGAGGGCTTCCGATGGGATAGTGTTGGTGGAGAAGTCGGAGGCAGAGAAACCGCACAGGCTCAAGGCCGTTTATCTCGACAAGATCGTGCCCTTGCTCAAGGATGAGTTCTCTTACACTAACATCCACCAG GTTCCGAAGATTGAAAAGATTGTGGTGAATTGCGGTATTGGAGATGCTGCTCAAAATGCAAAGGGACTGGATGCAGCCATGAACGATATGGCGCTTATTATGGGGCAGAGGCCTATAAAGACACGAGCCAGAGTCTCCCTTGCTCAATTCAAGATCAGAGAAGGTCAACCGCTCGGTATCGCGGTTACTCTCCGAGGAAAT ATTATGTACTCATTCCTGGATCGGCTGATCAACTTGGGGCTTCCCCGGACGAGAGACTTCCAAGGTGTAAACGCAAATAGCTTTGATGGACATGGGAATTACAGCGTTGGCATCCGGGATCAGAGTGTTTTCCCGGAGATCAGGTACGATGCTCTAGGCAAACCGAGGGGGATGGACGTGTGTATCACAACTACCGCAAAAACGGATCAGGAGGGTCAGAGGCTGCTGGCTCTGATGGGAATGCCGTTCAGAGAAGGTGGCGGTTCGGCAGGTTTACCCCGGAAGAAGAAACTGAGGAAACATCACTTCGATTCAAAATCAAGAGGGAAGTCCAGAAGATAG
- the LOC115732481 gene encoding protein REVEILLE 3-like isoform X5, which produces MVSVNANPAQGFYFFNPANMGIQGVSAGSPPPSTVAMAGSAANSASYAEDPSKKVRKPYTITKSRESWTDQEHDKFLEALHLFDRDWKKIEAFVGSKTVIQIRSHAQKYFLKVQKNGTSEHVPPPRPKRKAAHPYPQKAPKAPVVSQVNGPFQVSSAFLEPAHVGRPDGSTFLGNSLTDVRISGPPVPSNCCNSSSNDSTPRSSCNGQAIEPVDQQKHLRVMPDFAQVYRFIGSVFDPDASGHLQRLKQMDPINMETILLLMKNLYANLTSPEFKKYQQSLFASYDGGPKKSKSGGSFNFLPEKSGSLILSA; this is translated from the exons ATGGTGTCCGTGAACGCGAACCCGGCGCAAGGgttttacttcttcaatcccGCCAACATGGGGATCCAGGGGGTCAGCGCCGGTTCCCCGCCGCCTTCGACCGTTGCCATGGCGGGCTCGGCCGCGAACTCTGCGTCATATGCGGAGGATCCGAGCAAGAAGGTGCGCAAGCCGTACACTATCACCAAGTCCAGGGAGAGCTGGACCGATCAGGAGCACGACAAGTTCCTGGAAGCGCTTCACCT GTTTGATCGTGATTGGAAGAAGATTGAAGCTTTTGTTGGATCGAAAACTGTTATTCAG aTTCGTAGCCATGcacaaaagtattttttaaaggTTCAAAAGAATGGGACAAGCGAACATGTACCACCGCCACGGCCAAAAAGGAAAGCTGCCCATCCTTACCCACAGAAAGCACCTAAAG CTCCAGTTGTTTCCCAAGTCAATGGGCCATTTCAAGTTTCATCCGCATTTTTGGAGCCCGCGCATGTTGGCAGACCTGATGGATCAACATTCCTTGGGAATTCCCTTACAG ATGTACGAATTTCTGGCCCACCAGTTCCAAGTAATTGTTGCAACAGCAGCAGTAATGACAGTACACCGAGGTCCTCGTGCAACGGTCAGGCGATTGAACCTGTGGATCAGCAGAAACATCTTAGAG TTATGCCAGATTTTGCTCAAGTTTATAGGTTCATCGGTAGCGTTTTTGACCCAGATGCCAGTGGTCACCTACAGAGATTGAAGCAGATGGACCCTATAAATATGGAGACG aTACTGCTCTTGATGAAAAATCTCTATGCAAATTTGACAAGTCCCGAATTCAAGAAATAT CAGCAAAGCTTGTTTGCCTCATATGATGGCGGTCCTAAGAAGTCCAAATCTGGCGGTTCCTTCAATTTCCTCCCCGAAAAATCTGGAAGCCTAATTCTGTCTGCGTAA
- the LOC115732481 gene encoding protein REVEILLE 5-like isoform X2 has protein sequence MVSVNANPAQGFYFFNPANMGIQGVSAGSPPPSTVAMAGSAANSASYAEDPSKKVRKPYTITKSRESWTDQEHDKFLEALHLFDRDWKKIEAFVGSKTVIQIRSHAQKYFLKVQKNGTSEHVPPPRPKRKAAHPYPQKAPKAPVVSQVNGPFQVSSAFLEPAHVGRPDGSTFLGNSLTGAALSSWSHNSVPAMSASQGAKDVRISGPPVPSNCCNSSSNDSTPRSSCNGQAIEPVDQQKHLRVMPDFAQVYRFIGSVFDPDASGHLQRLKQMDPINMETVLLLMKNLYANLTSPEFKKYQQSLFASYDGGPKKSKSGGSFNFLPEKSGSLILSA, from the exons ATGGTGTCCGTGAACGCGAACCCGGCGCAAGGgttttacttcttcaatcccGCCAACATGGGGATCCAGGGGGTCAGCGCCGGTTCCCCGCCGCCTTCGACCGTTGCCATGGCGGGCTCGGCCGCGAACTCTGCGTCATATGCGGAGGATCCGAGCAAGAAGGTGCGCAAGCCGTACACTATCACCAAGTCCAGGGAGAGCTGGACCGATCAGGAGCACGACAAGTTCCTGGAAGCGCTTCACCT GTTTGATCGTGATTGGAAGAAGATTGAAGCTTTTGTTGGATCGAAAACTGTTATTCAG aTTCGTAGCCATGcacaaaagtattttttaaaggTTCAAAAGAATGGGACAAGCGAACATGTACCACCGCCACGGCCAAAAAGGAAAGCTGCCCATCCTTACCCACAGAAAGCACCTAAAG CTCCAGTTGTTTCCCAAGTCAATGGGCCATTTCAAGTTTCATCCGCATTTTTGGAGCCCGCGCATGTTGGCAGACCTGATGGATCAACATTCCTTGGGAATTCCCTTACAGGTGCAGCCTTGTCTTCATGGAGTCATAACTCTGTACCTGCAATGAGTGCATCACAGGGGGCAAAAG ATGTACGAATTTCTGGCCCACCAGTTCCAAGTAATTGTTGCAACAGCAGCAGTAATGACAGTACACCGAGGTCCTCGTGCAACGGTCAGGCGATTGAACCTGTGGATCAGCAGAAACATCTTAGAG TTATGCCAGATTTTGCTCAAGTTTATAGGTTCATCGGTAGCGTTTTTGACCCAGATGCCAGTGGTCACCTACAGAGATTGAAGCAGATGGACCCTATAAATATGGAGACGGTAT TGCTCTTGATGAAAAATCTCTATGCAAATTTGACAAGTCCCGAATTCAAGAAATAT CAGCAAAGCTTGTTTGCCTCATATGATGGCGGTCCTAAGAAGTCCAAATCTGGCGGTTCCTTCAATTTCCTCCCCGAAAAATCTGGAAGCCTAATTCTGTCTGCGTAA
- the LOC115732481 gene encoding protein REVEILLE 5-like isoform X1 gives MVSVNANPAQGFYFFNPANMGIQGVSAGSPPPSTVAMAGSAANSASYAEDPSKKVRKPYTITKSRESWTDQEHDKFLEALHLFDRDWKKIEAFVGSKTVIQIRSHAQKYFLKVQKNGTSEHVPPPRPKRKAAHPYPQKAPKAPVVSQVNGPFQVSSAFLEPAHVGRPDGSTFLGNSLTGAALSSWSHNSVPAMSASQGAKDVRISGPPVPSNCCNSSSNDSTPRSSCNGQAIEPVDQQKHLRVMPDFAQVYRFIGSVFDPDASGHLQRLKQMDPINMETILLLMKNLYANLTSPEFKKYQQSLFASYDGGPKKSKSGGSFNFLPEKSGSLILSA, from the exons ATGGTGTCCGTGAACGCGAACCCGGCGCAAGGgttttacttcttcaatcccGCCAACATGGGGATCCAGGGGGTCAGCGCCGGTTCCCCGCCGCCTTCGACCGTTGCCATGGCGGGCTCGGCCGCGAACTCTGCGTCATATGCGGAGGATCCGAGCAAGAAGGTGCGCAAGCCGTACACTATCACCAAGTCCAGGGAGAGCTGGACCGATCAGGAGCACGACAAGTTCCTGGAAGCGCTTCACCT GTTTGATCGTGATTGGAAGAAGATTGAAGCTTTTGTTGGATCGAAAACTGTTATTCAG aTTCGTAGCCATGcacaaaagtattttttaaaggTTCAAAAGAATGGGACAAGCGAACATGTACCACCGCCACGGCCAAAAAGGAAAGCTGCCCATCCTTACCCACAGAAAGCACCTAAAG CTCCAGTTGTTTCCCAAGTCAATGGGCCATTTCAAGTTTCATCCGCATTTTTGGAGCCCGCGCATGTTGGCAGACCTGATGGATCAACATTCCTTGGGAATTCCCTTACAGGTGCAGCCTTGTCTTCATGGAGTCATAACTCTGTACCTGCAATGAGTGCATCACAGGGGGCAAAAG ATGTACGAATTTCTGGCCCACCAGTTCCAAGTAATTGTTGCAACAGCAGCAGTAATGACAGTACACCGAGGTCCTCGTGCAACGGTCAGGCGATTGAACCTGTGGATCAGCAGAAACATCTTAGAG TTATGCCAGATTTTGCTCAAGTTTATAGGTTCATCGGTAGCGTTTTTGACCCAGATGCCAGTGGTCACCTACAGAGATTGAAGCAGATGGACCCTATAAATATGGAGACG aTACTGCTCTTGATGAAAAATCTCTATGCAAATTTGACAAGTCCCGAATTCAAGAAATAT CAGCAAAGCTTGTTTGCCTCATATGATGGCGGTCCTAAGAAGTCCAAATCTGGCGGTTCCTTCAATTTCCTCCCCGAAAAATCTGGAAGCCTAATTCTGTCTGCGTAA
- the LOC115732481 gene encoding protein REVEILLE 5-like isoform X4 has product MVSVNANPAQGFYFFNPANMGIQGVSAGSPPPSTVAMAGSAANSASYAEDPSKKVRKPYTITKSRESWTDQEHDKFLEALHLFDRDWKKIEAFVGSKTVIQIRSHAQKYFLKVQKNGTSEHVPPPRPKRKAAHPYPQKAPKAPVVSQVNGPFQVSSAFLEPAHVGRPDGSTFLGNSLTGAALSSWSHNSVPAMSASQGAKDVRISGPPVPSNCCNSSSNDSTPRSSCNGQAIEPVDQQKHLRVMPDFAQVYRFIGSVFDPDASGHLQRLKQMDPINMETVLLLMKNLYANLTSPEFKKYQSLFASYDGGPKKSKSGGSFNFLPEKSGSLILSA; this is encoded by the exons ATGGTGTCCGTGAACGCGAACCCGGCGCAAGGgttttacttcttcaatcccGCCAACATGGGGATCCAGGGGGTCAGCGCCGGTTCCCCGCCGCCTTCGACCGTTGCCATGGCGGGCTCGGCCGCGAACTCTGCGTCATATGCGGAGGATCCGAGCAAGAAGGTGCGCAAGCCGTACACTATCACCAAGTCCAGGGAGAGCTGGACCGATCAGGAGCACGACAAGTTCCTGGAAGCGCTTCACCT GTTTGATCGTGATTGGAAGAAGATTGAAGCTTTTGTTGGATCGAAAACTGTTATTCAG aTTCGTAGCCATGcacaaaagtattttttaaaggTTCAAAAGAATGGGACAAGCGAACATGTACCACCGCCACGGCCAAAAAGGAAAGCTGCCCATCCTTACCCACAGAAAGCACCTAAAG CTCCAGTTGTTTCCCAAGTCAATGGGCCATTTCAAGTTTCATCCGCATTTTTGGAGCCCGCGCATGTTGGCAGACCTGATGGATCAACATTCCTTGGGAATTCCCTTACAGGTGCAGCCTTGTCTTCATGGAGTCATAACTCTGTACCTGCAATGAGTGCATCACAGGGGGCAAAAG ATGTACGAATTTCTGGCCCACCAGTTCCAAGTAATTGTTGCAACAGCAGCAGTAATGACAGTACACCGAGGTCCTCGTGCAACGGTCAGGCGATTGAACCTGTGGATCAGCAGAAACATCTTAGAG TTATGCCAGATTTTGCTCAAGTTTATAGGTTCATCGGTAGCGTTTTTGACCCAGATGCCAGTGGTCACCTACAGAGATTGAAGCAGATGGACCCTATAAATATGGAGACGGTAT TGCTCTTGATGAAAAATCTCTATGCAAATTTGACAAGTCCCGAATTCAAGAAATAT CAAAGCTTGTTTGCCTCATATGATGGCGGTCCTAAGAAGTCCAAATCTGGCGGTTCCTTCAATTTCCTCCCCGAAAAATCTGGAAGCCTAATTCTGTCTGCGTAA
- the LOC115732481 gene encoding protein REVEILLE 5-like isoform X3 codes for MVSVNANPAQGFYFFNPANMGIQGVSAGSPPPSTVAMAGSAANSASYAEDPSKKVRKPYTITKSRESWTDQEHDKFLEALHLFDRDWKKIEAFVGSKTVIQIRSHAQKYFLKVQKNGTSEHVPPPRPKRKAAHPYPQKAPKAPVVSQVNGPFQVSSAFLEPAHVGRPDGSTFLGNSLTGAALSSWSHNSVPAMSASQGAKDVRISGPPVPSNCCNSSSNDSTPRSSCNGQAIEPVDQQKHLRVMPDFAQVYRFIGSVFDPDASGHLQRLKQMDPINMETILLLMKNLYANLTSPEFKKYQSLFASYDGGPKKSKSGGSFNFLPEKSGSLILSA; via the exons ATGGTGTCCGTGAACGCGAACCCGGCGCAAGGgttttacttcttcaatcccGCCAACATGGGGATCCAGGGGGTCAGCGCCGGTTCCCCGCCGCCTTCGACCGTTGCCATGGCGGGCTCGGCCGCGAACTCTGCGTCATATGCGGAGGATCCGAGCAAGAAGGTGCGCAAGCCGTACACTATCACCAAGTCCAGGGAGAGCTGGACCGATCAGGAGCACGACAAGTTCCTGGAAGCGCTTCACCT GTTTGATCGTGATTGGAAGAAGATTGAAGCTTTTGTTGGATCGAAAACTGTTATTCAG aTTCGTAGCCATGcacaaaagtattttttaaaggTTCAAAAGAATGGGACAAGCGAACATGTACCACCGCCACGGCCAAAAAGGAAAGCTGCCCATCCTTACCCACAGAAAGCACCTAAAG CTCCAGTTGTTTCCCAAGTCAATGGGCCATTTCAAGTTTCATCCGCATTTTTGGAGCCCGCGCATGTTGGCAGACCTGATGGATCAACATTCCTTGGGAATTCCCTTACAGGTGCAGCCTTGTCTTCATGGAGTCATAACTCTGTACCTGCAATGAGTGCATCACAGGGGGCAAAAG ATGTACGAATTTCTGGCCCACCAGTTCCAAGTAATTGTTGCAACAGCAGCAGTAATGACAGTACACCGAGGTCCTCGTGCAACGGTCAGGCGATTGAACCTGTGGATCAGCAGAAACATCTTAGAG TTATGCCAGATTTTGCTCAAGTTTATAGGTTCATCGGTAGCGTTTTTGACCCAGATGCCAGTGGTCACCTACAGAGATTGAAGCAGATGGACCCTATAAATATGGAGACG aTACTGCTCTTGATGAAAAATCTCTATGCAAATTTGACAAGTCCCGAATTCAAGAAATAT CAAAGCTTGTTTGCCTCATATGATGGCGGTCCTAAGAAGTCCAAATCTGGCGGTTCCTTCAATTTCCTCCCCGAAAAATCTGGAAGCCTAATTCTGTCTGCGTAA
- the LOC115748563 gene encoding C-terminal binding protein AN → MAGSSLAVVPHQPDPSSLPLVVTLNCIEDCSLEQSSLAGVASVEHVPLSRLASSDRTIDSASAVLLHSLAFLPRAAQRRLRPYQLVLCLGSADRAVDSALAAELGLRLVHVDTSRAEEIADTVMALVLSLLRRTHLLARHALSASGWLGSVQPLCRGMRRCRGLVLGIIGRSSSAKSLATRGLAFKMSVLYFDVVDGNGKVLRPSVSFPASARRMETLNDLLAASDIVSLHCALTNETIQILNAECLQHIKPGAFLVNTGSCQLLDDCVVKQLLIDGTLAGCALDGAEGPQWMEAWVREMPNVLILPRSADYSEEVWMEIREKAISMLQTYFFDGIVPKDTVSDEEEEESEIAEEDQKFDSRDRESVLQVSSVAQVTDIIQLSRESTQKVGTSQLEESSNHNQGSGLSQNTVARPEARRSRSGKKAKKRHGRQKSGQKFDDPSALGKESASNREDDTAMSGTDQVLSSSSRFASPEDSRSRKTPLDSMQDSTPSQPHKSIRNLSGRPGELLKDGYVIALYAKDHPALHVSRQRVKGGGWFLDTISNVTKRDPAAQFLVVLRGKETIGLRSFAAGGKLLQINRRMEFVFASHSFDVWESWTLEGSLDECKLVNCRNPQAVLEVRIEILAVVGDDDGITRWID, encoded by the exons ATGGCCGGATCTTCCCTCGCGGTGGTCCCTCACCAGCCCGACCCCTCGTCCCTCCCCCTCGTCGTCACCCTCAACTGCATCGAAGACTGCTCCCTCGAGCAGTCCTCCCTCGCCGGCGTCGCCTCCGTCGAGCACGTCCCCCTCAGCCGCCTCGCCTCCTCCGACCGCACCATCGACTCCGCCTCCGCCGTCCTCCTCCACTCCCTCGCCTTCCTCCCCCGCGCCGCCCAGCGCCGCCTCCGCCCCTACCAGCTCGTCCTCTGCCTCGGCTCCGCCGACCGCGCCGTCGACTCCGCCCTCGCTGCCGAGCTGGGGCTCCGCCTCGTCCACGTCGACACCTCTCGAGCTGAGGAGATCGCGGACACGGTCATGGCTCTGGTCCTGAGCTTGCTCCGGAGGACGCATTTGCTGGCTCGGCACGCGCTCTCCGCCTCGGGGTGGCTCGGATCGGTGCAGCCTCTCTGTAGGGGGATGAGGAGGTGCCGCGGCTTGGTGCTCGGGATTATCGGTAGATCGAGCTCCGCCAAGTCGCTCGCTACGCGTGGATTGGCATTTAAGATGAGCGTGCTCTACTTCGATGTCGTCGAT GGGAATGGGAAAGTGCTCAGGCCATCCGTTTCCTTTCCTGCCTCTGCCCGGAGAATGGAAACTCTTAATGATTTGCTCGCAGCCAGTGATATTGTCTCTCTTCACTGTGCACTAACAAACGAAACTATCCAGATTCTTAATGCAGAATGCTTGCAGCATATAAAGCCTG GGGCATTTCTTGTAAATACGGGCAGCTGTCAGTTGCTGGATGATTGCGTGGTAAAGCAGCTTCTCATTGATGGTACCTTGGCTGGATGTGCTCTGGATGGCGCTGAAGGGCCACAATGGATGGAAGCATGG GTAAGGGAAATGCCCAATGTGTTGATACTACCTCGAAGTGCTGATTATAGCGAAGAGGTGTGGATGGAAATACGGGAGAAAGCCATCTCAATGTTGCAGACTTACTTTTTTGATGGCATTGTTCCAAAAGATACTGTATctgatgaggaagaggaagaaagtgAAATAGCAGAGGAAGATCAGAAGTTTGATTCCCGGGACAGAGAAAGTGTTCTCCAGGTTTCTTCAGTGGCACAAGTGACAGATATTATCCAACTAAGTCGAGAAAGCACACAGAAAGTGGGCACTAGTCAATTAGAAGAGTCTTCAAACCACAATCAGGGTTCAGGTTTGTCTCAAAACACTGTTGCACGACCCGAAGCAAGACGTAGTCGATCCGGCAAGAAAGCGAAGAAGAGGCACGGTCGTCAAAAGTCAGGGCAAAAATTCGATGACCCTTCTGCTTTAGGAAAAGAAAGCGCATCCAATCGAGAAGATGACACTGCTATGAGTGGTACAGATCAGGTTTTAAGTTCTAGTTCACGTTTTGCTTCTCCTGAAGACTCCAGAAGTAGGAAGACGCCTCTCGATTCAATGCAAGATTCTACTCCAAGCCAACCTCATAAGTCAATCAGGAATCTTTCTGGGAGGCCTGGGGAATTGCTGAAAGATGGGTATGTCATAGCTCTATACGCCAAAGATCATCCTGCGCTCCATGTCTCCAGGCAAAGAGTAAAAGGCGGTGGCTGGTTCCTAGATACCATATCTAATGTAACTAAAAGGGATCCCGCTGCACAGTTTCTTGTTGTTCTGAGAGGCAAG GAGACAATTGGTTTGCGATCGTTTGCTGCTGGCGGGAAGTTATTGCAG ATCAATAGACGAATGGAATTCGTATTTGCCAGTCACAGCTTCGATGTTTGGGAAAGTTGGACGTTGGAAGGTTCTCTCGACGAATGCAAGCTAGTTAATTGTCGGAATCCTCAG GCAGTGCTGGAAGTCCGCATCGAAATTTTGGCAGTTGTTGGGGACGATGACGGGATTACCCGGTGGATTGACTAG
- the LOC115748566 gene encoding uncharacterized protein At1g01500 encodes MAIPKTSNSYPASLNYSVHLEIRLFYVRISPCVVGIVPDHLTLRHVHRDLGVSLEINGARVPELNPASITLRRDRVDKDSLEATYLSTDSVRITGGVEFEVLENEDLVLCGSLERVDDNWSNVGTGLENDSNKGWFMDCYVANLGSPSSSSSSAFFQPKMGVSSPSIEVYIAGRCSGVPVILTKTIQVSPRRKGSRHGTLDAIPEDEEIGKEQNIGNGLVRHRDLQMVVAEADDYGPESKFGHPYYSEDMYTGEDGQLSWFNAGVRVGVGIGLGMCLGIGIGVGLLMRSYQATTRNFRRRFF; translated from the exons ATGGCGATCCCCAAGACCTCCAACTCCTACCCCGCGTCGCTGAATTACTCGGTCCACCTGGAGATCCGCCTCTTCTACGTCCGCATCTCCCCCTGCGTCGTCGGCATCGTCCCCGACCACCTCACGCTCCGCCACGTCCACCGCGATCTCGGGGTCTCCCTCGAGATCAACGGCGCCCGCGTCCCCGAGCTGAACCCGGCGTCCATCACGCTCAGGCGCGACCGCGTCGACAAGGACTCGCTCGAGGCGACGTACCTGAGCACCGACAGCGTGAGGATCACGGGAGGCGTCGAGTTCGAGGTGCTGGAGAACGAGGACTTGGTCCTGTGCGGGTCGCTGGAGAGGGTGGACGACAATTGGAGCAACGTGGGCACGGGGCTGGAGAACGATTCGAACAAAGGGTGGTTCATGGATTGCTACGTCGCGAATTTGGGCAGTccttcttcgtcgtcgtcttctgCCTTCTTTCAACCGAAGATGGGGGTGTCTTCTCCATCTATCGAGGTGTATATTGCGGGGCGGTGCTCTGGCGTTCCGGTGATTTTGACGAAGACGATACAGGTGAGCCCTAGAAGGAAGGGCTCGCGGCACGGAACTTTGGATGCTATACCGGAGGACGAAGAGATCGGGAAGGAGCAGAACATAGGGAATGGGTTAGTTCGACACCGGGATTTGCAG ATGGTAGTTGCGGAAGCTGATGACTATGGACCAGAGAGTAAATTTGGGCACCCATATTACTCAGAAGACATGTATACCGGCGAGGACGGACAGCTTTCATGGTTTAATGCTGGTGTAAGAGTTGGTGTTGGAATTGGCCTGGGTATGTGCCTTGGGATCGGGATAGGTGTTGGATTGCTCATGCGCTCATACCAAGCAACTACCAGGAACTTCAGGAGAAGGTTTTTCTGA